A window of the Hordeum vulgare subsp. vulgare chromosome 5H, MorexV3_pseudomolecules_assembly, whole genome shotgun sequence genome harbors these coding sequences:
- the LOC123399003 gene encoding uncharacterized protein LOC123399003, giving the protein MLRSLRNLDHVPRSAYQSWIMARNIMGVKDKKNWGKPNCLRHITEGISREEQRWGTKEVLFSHPADNVSSTFIFKNSSHRDGAIYKRSFALRKSCRVTDRDETQLEPMMLSEPADCFPDRERCCVHCKCPMMQIFTLKLASVSINTSPVELYGYIAVRDHLDLLLNYIVNRSRDDPIIAQQGSLIEMTGPKRCIAMDSSVLVEFDIRIKTGEKEEDDLTLIDGATDYCDLTTPSMSFTNRINGDCGAVDITLARVYNAVEATIDVLILKVQNGFNLSLSLFVFVGGSDQEIPLFHGTTAESCGLRRYVIAVEMDTWLQLKFKVGQNGSKNDHLERSCHFKANIHGCACQQIMLQHASLSLKVTWSTVPG; this is encoded by the exons ATGCTCCGCTCGTTGCGAAATCTGGACCATGTTCCTCG ATCTGCTTATCAATCATGGATCATGGCACGAAACATAATGGGagtaaaagacaagaagaactgggGTAAACCGAATTGTCTCCGCCACATCACCGAAGGGATAAGTAGAGAAGAACAGAGGTGGGGAACCAAGGAGGTCCTTTTTAGCCATCCCGCCGACAATGTAAGCTCGACCTTCATATTTAAGAACAGCAGCCATCGGGATGGTGCTATATACAAGAGAAGCTTTGCTCTTCGAAAATCATGTCGTGTTACTGACCGTGATGAGA CACAACTTGAGCCAATGATGCTATCGGAGCCAGCGGATTGCTTTCCTGaccgagaaaggtgttgtgtgcaTTGTAAATGCCCGATGATGCAAATTTTCACATTAAAATTGGCTAGTGTCTCTATCAACACCAGCCCGGTAGAACTATATGGATATATCGCAGTGCGGGATCATTTGGACTTGTTGCTTAATTATATTGTCAACCGTAGCAGGGATGACCCCATTATTGCGCAACAG GGTTCTCTCATTGAGATGACTGGCCCTAAGCGATGCATCGCAATGGATTCCTCTGTTCTAGTTGAATTTGACATCAGGATCAAGACAggagagaaagaagaagatgatctAACATTGATTGACGGCGCGACAGATTACTGTGACCTAACCACACCTTCTATGTCATTCACAAATCGCATTAATGGCGATTGTGGTGCAGTTGACATCACTTTGGCACGTGTTTACAATGCTGTGGAAGCCACGATAGATGTTCTCATATTGAAAGTGCAGAATGGATTCAATTTGTCGCTCAGTTTGTTTGTATTTGTTGGCGGGTCAGATCAGGAAATTCCACTCTTTCATGGCACTACTGCTGAGTCATGTGGCTTAAGAAGATACGTGATTGCTGTAGAGATGGATACTTGGTTGCAGTTGAAGTTCAAGGTAGGTCAAAACGGCTCTAAAAATGACCATCTTGAACGCAGTTGCCATTTCAAAGCAAACATTCATGGATGTGCCTGTCAACAAATAATGCTTCagcatgcctctctctctctgaaggTGACTTGGTCAACCGTGCCAGGATAA